From the Mycobacterium sp. DL592 genome, the window AAGATCCGCAAGGTCGCCAAGCCGGAGATCAAGGACAAGGTCGACAATCTGCTCGAGGTGGTGGGGCTGGCGGGATTCCAAAACCGTTATCCCAACCAGCTTTCCGGCGGTCAGCGCCAACGCATGGCGTTGGCCCGGGCCCTTGCGGTCGACCCCGAGGTGCTCCTGCTCGACGAGCCGTTCGGCGCGCTGGACGCCAAGGTCCGCGAGGACCTGCGGACATGGCTGCGCCGGTTGCACGACGAAGTCCACGTGACGACGGTGCTGGTGACTCACGACCAGGCCGAAGCGCTCGACGTGGCCGACCGGATCGCAGTGCTCAACAAGGGCCGCATCGAGCAGGTCGGCTCACCGACCGAGGTGTACGACAGTCCCGCCAACGCGTTCGTCATGTCCTTCCTGGGCACCGTGTCGGCGCTGAACGGAATCCTGGTGCGTCCGCACGATATTCGGGTGGGCCGCAGCCCGGACTTGGCCATCGCGGCTGGCGACGGCACCGCGGAGTCCACCGGTGTCATACGGGCCACCATCGACCGCGTGGCCTACCTCGGCTTCGAAGTCCGGGTGGAACTGACCAGCGCCACCAACGGTGCACCGTTCATCGCCCAGATCACCCGCGGCGACGCCGAGGCGCTTGGCCTTAAGGAAGGTGACACCGTCTACGTGCGGGCCACCCGGGTGCCGCCGATCGCCGGTGAAGTGCAGGTCGCGGCGAGTTAGGCCGCGGCCCGCTGCGCCACCGCCAGGTCGAACCGGTCCAGCACCGTCTGGGCGACCAACGGATGTGCGCCCAGTGGCGCTGCCATCACAATGCCTGCGGCACCGGCAATCTCGGCTACCCGGTCGGTGATACGGCCGGGCGCGATGAACCACGGCGCCAGGACCACCCGGCTCGCGCCACGCCCCCGTAGAAGTTCGACGCCGTCGAGCACCGAGGGCTGCGGGCCGGTGGCATAGGCAACCTGCACGCCCGCCCACCGGGATCCGTCGGCCAGGGCATCGCCCAGTGTCGCCGTTCGGGCGTTGGCCTGTGCGTGCGACGAACCGACCGCCACGACCAGCACCCCCACGTTCTCGGCGTCACCGGGGATTCCGGCCTGCGCCAGGCGTTCACGCATGACCTCTACGAGGCGGGGGTCCTCACCCAGCGTGTCCGCTTGCAGCACGTCGGCGCCCGCGTCGGCGATCATCTCCGGTATGTCGACCCGGGCGTGGTACGCGCTGGCCAGCAGCAGGGGAGTGACGACGGCAGGCCCATTGGTCGCGCGCAATGCGTCGCGAAGATTCGGAGAGTTCTTCTCGCAGAACGCCACTGATACGTCCAGCGCGGGACGCAGCAGCCGGATCTGCTCGGCGACGGCGTGCGTGGTCGCCGCGGAACGCGGATCAGCGCTGCCGTGCGCGGTCAGGAGCAGCTTCACGAAACGTGAAGTCCGCATTCGGTTTTGGCCGAACCGAGCCAACGGCCGCTGCGCGGGTCGGCGCCGTCGACCGGCTTGGCCGTGCACGGCGCGCAGCCGATCGAGGGGTAGCCCTCGTCGACGAGCGGGTTGACCAGCACACCGTTGGCGTCGATGTAGGCCTGCATGTCCTCGTCGGTCCACGCCGCGAGCGGATTGACCTTCACCAGGCCGAACGCTTCGTCGAAGGAGATCAGGGGTGCGTTGGCGCGGGTGGGTGACTCCACCCGGCGAATCCCGGTCACCCAGGCCGAATAGCCTTGCAGCGCTTTACGCAGCGGCGTCACCTTGCGCAGGCGGCAGCACTCGTTGGGATCGCGGGCGAAGAGGTCCTTGCCCAGCAGCCGATCCTGCTCGGCGACACTGTGCTCGGCGGTGACGTTGACCACGGTGATGTCGTAGACGGCTTCGACGGCGTCGCGGGTGCCGATGGTCTCGGCGAAGTGGTAGCCGGTATCGAGAAAGAGCACGTCTACCCCGGGGCGGACTTTGGCGGCAAGGTCGACCAGCACGGCGTCCTGCATATTGGAGGCCACCACGTAGCTACCGGCGAAATGCTCGTCAGTCCAGGCCAGGAGTTCGGCGGCGCTGGCTCCGTCCAACTCGGCGGCCCCGCGCTCCGCCAGTGTCCGCAGGTCAGTCTCGGTCATCTCATGCACCCCAATGGTCATCGCAAATCAGCCTCGTCAGCGCGCAGCGCCCACTGGGCGAAACGCTCACCGTCGTGTCTTTGTTTCACGAAGTTGCGCACGACCCGCTCGATGTAGTCGCCCAGCTCGCTGGAGAGCACCTTGTGCTGACGCAGCTTGCGGCCGAAAGCGCTGTCCAGGCCGAGGCTGCCGCCCAGGTGAACCTGGAACCCTTCCTCCGGTCCGTTACCCTCGTCGACCATCTGTCCCTTGAACCCGATGTCGGCGATCTGGATGCGGGCGCACGAGTTGGGGCAGCCGTTGATGTTGATGGTCACCGGCACGTCCAGCCCCGCGTTGATGTCCTCGAGGCGCTTCTCCAAATCGGGCACCAGGCTCTGGGCGCGCACCCGCGTCTCGGCGAAGCTGAGCTTGCAGAACTCGATTCCGGTGCAGGCCATCAGGTTGCGCCGCCAGTGCGACGGCCTCGACGGCAGACCGAGCGCGTCGAGACCGGCCCGCAGCTCGTCCAACTTGTCGTCGGGGACATCGAGGATGACCAGCTTCTGGTACGGGGTGAACCGGACCCGGTTGGAGCCCGCGGCCTCGGCCAGGTCGGCGACTGCGGTCAGGATCGTGCCCGAGACGCGGCCCGCGATGGGCGCGACTCCGACGGCGTTGAGACCGTTCTTCAGCCGTTGTACACCGACGTGGTCGATGGGGCGGACGACGGGCTCGGGTGCCGGGCCGTCGATCAGCGGACGCTTGAGGTATTCCTGTTCGAGAACTTCCCTGAATTTTTCGATACCCCAGTCCTTGATCAGGAACTTCAGCCGGGCCTTTGCGCGCAACCGCCGGTAGCCGTAGTCGCGGAACACGCTGACCACCGCTTCCCAGACATCGGGCACCTCGTCGAGGGGAACCCAGGCGCCCACCCGCTGGCCCAGCATCGGGTTGGTCGACAGGCCGCCGCCGACCCACAGGTCGAAACCGGGGCCGTGGTCGGGATGGTTGACCCCGATGAACGCCACGTCGTTGACCTCGTGCACTACGTCCTGCAGACCGCTTATGGCGGTCTTGAACTTGCGCGGCAGGTTCGAGTACTCCTTCTTGCCGACGTAGCGGCGGACGATCTCGTCGATCGCGGGGGTGCCGTCGAGAACCTCGTCGACGGATTCGCCGGCCAGCGGCGAGCCGAGCACCACCCGGGGGCAGTCCCCGCACGCCTCGGTGGTCTGCAGGCCGACCTCGTCGAGCCGGCGCCAGATCTCTGGCATGTCCTCGACGCGAATCCAGTGGTACTGCACGTTCTCGCGGTCGCTGATGTCGGCGGTATCGCGGGCGAACTCGGTAGAAATGCCGCCGAGGGTGCGTAGCGCGGCGGTGGTCAGCGCGCCGCCGTCGCTGCGGACCCGCAGCATGAAGTATTCGTCCTCGAGCATGTCGGTGTTCTCGTCACCGGTCCAGGTGCCGTCATAGCCGGGCTTGCGCTGGGTGTAGAGGCCCCACCAGCGGAAGCGGCCGCGCAGGTCGCCCTTATCGATGCTGTCGAAGCCGTTCTTGGCGTAGATGTTCTCGATGCGCTCCCGCACATTGAGCGGGTTGTCGTCCTTCTTGCTCTGCTCGTTCGCGTTGAGCGGCTCGCGATAGCCCAGAGCCCACTGGCCTTCGCCCTTGGGCCGCTTCTGTGTGGCCTTGGTCGGCTGACTCATGAAATGTGCTCCTCATGTCAAGGAGCTGACGTTCGGACTGCGCTGATCACCGGTGAGCTGTTCCGGCGGCGCAGATCCGTCGGCCAGCTGAAGTACGAGCGGGCGGGTCTACGGCGTCAAACCAAACAACAACAGGTACAGACGCGCTTGAAATCGACATGGCGCCGAGCCACCAGTACACCGTTACGCAGTGTCTGAGGTGCAGCCATGCGCGCCATTCTGCCACGAACGCTCGCGATACCTCTAACCGGGCCAGATTTGTGCTCGCGATGAGTAAAACTAGGGTCTGCGACACTGACAGCATGTCGGTCCGACCCGTTCCGGCCGTTGTGCCCGAGCTCACTGCCGCCCGGGGCACGGCGTTCGGCATCTACGTTCACGTGCCTTTTTGCGCCAGCCGCTGCGGGTATTGCGACTTCAACACCTACACCGCCGGGGAACTCGGCGGTGCCACCCCGGAGGGCTGGCTCGTCGCCGCCCGGGCCGAACTCGCGCTGGCCGCCGAGATGCTCGGCGACGTGACGATCGACACGGTCTTCGTCGGGGGCGGCACGCCGTCGCTGCTCGGTGGCGCCGGCCTCGCGGCCGTACTGGACGCGATCCGCGCCCACTTCCCGCTGGCCGCCGGCGCCGAGGTCACTACCGAGGCGAACCCCGAGTCGACGTCGGCGGCGTTCTTCGACCAGATCCGCGCTGCCGGCTATACGCGGGTGTCGCTGGGCATGCAGTCCGCGGTGCCCAGGGTTCTGGCGACGCTGGACCGGACCCATTCCCCGGGGCGGGCGCTGCAGGCGGCGGCGCAGGCGCGGGCGGCCGGGTTCGAGCACCTGAACCTCGATCTGATCTACGGCACACCGGGGGAGTCCGACGACGACCTGCGGCAGTCGGTCGAAGCGGTGCTCTCCGCCGACGTCGACCACGTGTCGGCCTACGCACTGGTGGTGGAGGAGGGGACCGCGCTGGCACGGCGGGTTCGGCGCGGCGAGGTCACCCGGCCCGACGACGACGTGCTGGCCCACCGTTATGAACTCCTGGACTCGTGGTTGTCGGCGGCGGGCTTCGACTGGTACGAGGTGTCCAACTGGAGCAAGCCCGGCGGTGAGTGCCTGCACAACCTTGGCTACTGGAACGGCGGCCAGTGGTGGGGTGTGGGTCCCGGTGCGCACGGCTTCGTCGGCGACACCCGGTGGTGGAATGTCAAGCATCCCAACGCTTATGCGGAGCGGCTCAGCGAAAAGCTCATGCCGGTGGCCGATTTCGAGCGCCTCGGTGCCCATGACCGCCACGTCGAGGATGTGCTGCTGCGGATTCGGTTGAGCAGCGGTCTGCCGCTGGAGGTTCTCACCGACTCGGAACGGGCACGGGCCGGGCAGGCGGTGTCCGACGGTCTGCTGACGCGCAACGCCGACCGGCTGGTGCTGACCCCGCGGGGCAGGCTGTTGGCCGACGCCGTGGTGCGTGACGTCCTCGACGAACTAGTACTGGGCGCCGGTCCCGGCGTCCATGTCGTAGACCCGCGCGTGCAACACGGTGCGGTTCCGCAGGGCCGCGCGCACCGCCCGGTGCAGGCCGTCTTCGAGGTAGACCACGCCGTGCCACTTGACCGCATGGGGGAACAGGTCGCCGTAGAACGTCGAGTCTTCCGACAGCAACCGATCCAGCGCCAGCACGGTGGTGGTCGTGACGAGCTCGTCCAGGCGGATCTGTCGCGGCGGGATCTGTGACCAGTCACGGTAGGTCAGCCCGTGCTCCGGATACGGCTTACCTTCCCGGACGCCCTTGAAGATCATCGACGTGCCGTCCCGAGCGCAACCCCCAGGCCTGGCGTCAACATTTGAGCAAGGCTAGTCGCTGCCTGACGGAATGCCAGTGCTGGGCGAACTTCGATGCGCCGGTGACCGAGGTGTGACGCGCTGGGACGCGCGGTGGCACTCTCCGGCTGTGGGTGCTAATTGTGCAGATGATGGCCGTAAAATGGAGACGACTTGGAGGTGTACCAGATGGGAAGTGCTGACGACCGTCGCTTTGAGGTGCTCCGTGCCATCGTCGCCGACTTCGTCGCGACCCAGGAGCCGATCGGTTCCAAGGCCCTGGTCGAGCGACACAACCTCGGCGTATCCAGTGCCACGGTGCGCAACGACATGGCCGTGTTGGAGGCCGAGGGATACATCGCCCAGCCACACACCAGCTCCGGCCGGGTGCCCACGGAGAAGGGCTACCGCGAGTTCGTCAACCGGCTTGACCAGGTCAAGCCGTTGTCGTCCTCGGAGCGGCGCGCGATTCTGCAGTTCCTGGAGTCCGGGGTCGACCTCGACGACGTGCTGCGCCGCGCGGTGAAGCTGCTGGCCCAGCTCACCCGGCAGGTCGCGATCGTGCAGTACCCGACGCTGTCCAGCTCGACCGTGCGCCACCTCGAAATCGTCTCGCTGACCCCGGCGCGGCTGCTGATGGTCGTCATCACCGACTCGGGCCGGGTCGACCAGCGCATCGTCGAACTCGGAGACGCCATCGACGAGCACCAGCTGGCGCAGCTGCGGGAACTGCTGGGCCAGGCGCTGGACGGCAAGCGCCTGGCGGCGGCCTCGGTGGCCGTGGCCGACCTGGCGGCCCGGCTCGACGGGTCCGGCGGTCTGGGTGACGCGGTGGGCCGGTCGGCGACGGTGCTGCTGGAGTCGTTGGTCGAACACAACGAAGAGCGGCTGCTGATGGGTGGCACCGCGAACCTGACCCGCAATACCGCTGATTTCGGCGGATCGCTGCGCACGGTGCTCGAAGCGCTCGAGGAGCAGGTGGTGGTTCTTCGGCTGCTCGCCGCCCAGCAGGAGGCGGGTAAAGTCACGGTGCGTATCGGTCACGAAACCGAGGCCGAGCAGATGGTCGGTACCTCGGTGGTGACCACGACCTACGGCAGCTCGAACACGGTGTACGGCGGCATGGGTGTGCTGGGGCCAACGCGGATGGACTATCCGGGAACTATTGCCAACGTCGCGGCGGTTGCGACGTATATCGGCGAGGTTCTCGGCGGCCGATAAGCGGTTCGAGCCGATAACTAGATTTTCGAAAGGTCAAGGGTGGCACGCGACTACTACGGCTTGCTCGGGGTGAGCAAGGGCGCCAGCGATCAGGAGATCAAGCGCGCCTATCGGAAGCTGGCCCGCGAGCTGCATCCCGACGTCAACCCCGACGAGGAAGCCCAGCACAAGTTCAAGGAGATCAGCGCCGCCTACGAGGTGCTCTCCGATCCCGAGAAGCGGCGCATCGTCGACCTCGGTGGCGACCCGCTGGAGAACGGCGCGGCGGCCAACGGCTTCAGCGGCTTTGGTGGCTTAGGCGACGTGTTCGAGGCGTTCTTCGGCGGTGGTACCGGATCGCGTGGCCCGGTCGGCCGGGTGCGGCCCGGGTCGGATTCGCTGCTGCGGATGCGGCTGGATCTGTCCGAGTGCGCGACCGGCGTGACCAAGCAGGTCACCGTCGACACCGCCGTGTTGTGCGACATCTGCCAGGGCAAGGGCACCCACGGCAACTCGACCCCGACCACC encodes:
- a CDS encoding type II toxin-antitoxin system VapB family antitoxin, coding for MIFKGVREGKPYPEHGLTYRDWSQIPPRQIRLDELVTTTTVLALDRLLSEDSTFYGDLFPHAVKWHGVVYLEDGLHRAVRAALRNRTVLHARVYDMDAGTGAQY
- a CDS encoding nitrite/sulfite reductase → MSQPTKATQKRPKGEGQWALGYREPLNANEQSKKDDNPLNVRERIENIYAKNGFDSIDKGDLRGRFRWWGLYTQRKPGYDGTWTGDENTDMLEDEYFMLRVRSDGGALTTAALRTLGGISTEFARDTADISDRENVQYHWIRVEDMPEIWRRLDEVGLQTTEACGDCPRVVLGSPLAGESVDEVLDGTPAIDEIVRRYVGKKEYSNLPRKFKTAISGLQDVVHEVNDVAFIGVNHPDHGPGFDLWVGGGLSTNPMLGQRVGAWVPLDEVPDVWEAVVSVFRDYGYRRLRAKARLKFLIKDWGIEKFREVLEQEYLKRPLIDGPAPEPVVRPIDHVGVQRLKNGLNAVGVAPIAGRVSGTILTAVADLAEAAGSNRVRFTPYQKLVILDVPDDKLDELRAGLDALGLPSRPSHWRRNLMACTGIEFCKLSFAETRVRAQSLVPDLEKRLEDINAGLDVPVTININGCPNSCARIQIADIGFKGQMVDEGNGPEEGFQVHLGGSLGLDSAFGRKLRQHKVLSSELGDYIERVVRNFVKQRHDGERFAQWALRADEADLR
- the hrcA gene encoding heat-inducible transcriptional repressor HrcA — encoded protein: MGSADDRRFEVLRAIVADFVATQEPIGSKALVERHNLGVSSATVRNDMAVLEAEGYIAQPHTSSGRVPTEKGYREFVNRLDQVKPLSSSERRAILQFLESGVDLDDVLRRAVKLLAQLTRQVAIVQYPTLSSSTVRHLEIVSLTPARLLMVVITDSGRVDQRIVELGDAIDEHQLAQLRELLGQALDGKRLAAASVAVADLAARLDGSGGLGDAVGRSATVLLESLVEHNEERLLMGGTANLTRNTADFGGSLRTVLEALEEQVVVLRLLAAQQEAGKVTVRIGHETEAEQMVGTSVVTTTYGSSNTVYGGMGVLGPTRMDYPGTIANVAAVATYIGEVLGGR
- a CDS encoding phosphoadenylyl-sulfate reductase; amino-acid sequence: MTIGVHEMTETDLRTLAERGAAELDGASAAELLAWTDEHFAGSYVVASNMQDAVLVDLAAKVRPGVDVLFLDTGYHFAETIGTRDAVEAVYDITVVNVTAEHSVAEQDRLLGKDLFARDPNECCRLRKVTPLRKALQGYSAWVTGIRRVESPTRANAPLISFDEAFGLVKVNPLAAWTDEDMQAYIDANGVLVNPLVDEGYPSIGCAPCTAKPVDGADPRSGRWLGSAKTECGLHVS
- a CDS encoding sirohydrochlorin chelatase; the encoded protein is MKLLLTAHGSADPRSAATTHAVAEQIRLLRPALDVSVAFCEKNSPNLRDALRATNGPAVVTPLLLASAYHARVDIPEMIADAGADVLQADTLGEDPRLVEVMRERLAQAGIPGDAENVGVLVVAVGSSHAQANARTATLGDALADGSRWAGVQVAYATGPQPSVLDGVELLRGRGASRVVLAPWFIAPGRITDRVAEIAGAAGIVMAAPLGAHPLVAQTVLDRFDLAVAQRAAA
- a CDS encoding sulfate/molybdate ABC transporter ATP-binding protein, whose translation is MTTNAITVSGANKRYGDFVALDNIDFVVPSGSLTALLGPSGSGKSTLLRAIAGLDQPDTGTITINGREVTNVPPQRRGIGFVFQHYAAFKHLTVRDNVAFGLKIRKVAKPEIKDKVDNLLEVVGLAGFQNRYPNQLSGGQRQRMALARALAVDPEVLLLDEPFGALDAKVREDLRTWLRRLHDEVHVTTVLVTHDQAEALDVADRIAVLNKGRIEQVGSPTEVYDSPANAFVMSFLGTVSALNGILVRPHDIRVGRSPDLAIAAGDGTAESTGVIRATIDRVAYLGFEVRVELTSATNGAPFIAQITRGDAEALGLKEGDTVYVRATRVPPIAGEVQVAAS